A stretch of Schistocerca americana isolate TAMUIC-IGC-003095 chromosome 3, iqSchAmer2.1, whole genome shotgun sequence DNA encodes these proteins:
- the LOC124606278 gene encoding uncharacterized protein PF11_0207-like: MSDRSMRSFFRAIAKLKQSNEESIPRLKEELKQSNEESTARLKEESKQSNEESTARLKEELKQSNARLKGELTKSTDRLQEHLNETSRELSDKIEASKVEMQEKLVGLSNKISDNCKRLEEHIQESCEEKARMRNDITDLTKRLDNVDVLDVNEIEKNNDKLRDEFSMQTETVLRELLESIKEVSTKPVEISSLDNVELETLTHRVEKDHTEIENMKFLITEICSNLETSKDKNINEGT; this comes from the coding sequence atGTCCGATAGAAGCATGAGATCcttttttagggcgatcgctaaactaaaacaatctaacgaagaatccattcctagattaaaagaggaattaaaacagtctaacgaagaatctactgctagattaaaagaggaatcaaaacaatctaatgaagaatctactgctagactgaaagaggaattaaaacagtctaatgctagattaaaaggggagctaacaaaatctacagacaggttacaggaacatcttaatgaaaccagtcgagaattaagcgataaaatagaggcttctaaagttgaaatgcaggaaaaactagtaggacttagtaataagatttctgataattgtaaaaggttagaagaacatatccaggaatcgtgtgaggaaaaagctcgcatgcgaaatgatattactgacttaaccaagagactagataatgtcgaTGTCTTAGATGTAAATGAAAttgagaaaaataacgataagttacgagatgaattttctatgcaaacagaaactgtgctTAGAGAATtactagaatctattaaagaggtttctaccaaacctgtggAGATTTCTTCattagataatgtagaattagagacattaactcatcgagtagaaaaagatcatactgaaatagaaaacatgaaatttttaattaccgaaatatgcagtaaccttgagacttccaaagataaaAACATTAACGAAGGTACatag